In one Ananas comosus cultivar F153 linkage group 12, ASM154086v1, whole genome shotgun sequence genomic region, the following are encoded:
- the LOC109718722 gene encoding vacuolar protein sorting-associated protein 9A-like codes for MEGSSPSAPPLAWHHFLDRMRHPSAADLVRSIKSFVVSFSNAAPDPEKDSAAVQEFLANMEAAFRAHTLWAGSSEEELENAGEGLEKYVMTRLYNRVFASVPEDVHSDEELFEKMALVQQFVKPENLDIKPEFRNEPSLSLAQKVLQKINTYKAPRDKLICILNCCKVISNSLINASVVSNEGPPGADEFFPVLVYVTIKANPPQLHSNLLYIQRYRRQSRLVSEAAYFFTNILSAESFIWNIDAQSLSMDEVEFQKQMDSAKDHLLVLSTNSENHRSETLDATGDSELKDENSEASKDLENLDGKDKLIMSGPSTEDLEKKGSVELLMDDNVSRYFQDYPFLYAQAGDLTVGDVENLLDNYKQLVLRYVSLSKRASIISETPSKTDEC; via the exons CTTCGTCGTATCCTTCTCGAACGCAGCGCCTGATCCGGAGAAAGACAGCGCGGCGGTGCAGGAGTTTCTCGCCAACATGGAAGCTGCTTTCAGGGCCCACACACTTTGGGCTGGCAGTTCAGAAGAAGAGCTAGAAAATGCTGGTGAG gGTCTTGAGAAATATGTCATGACGAGGTTATATAATCGGGTATTTGCGTCAGTTCCTGAAGATGTGCACAGCGATGAGGAGCTTTTCGAGAAGATGGCTTTAGTGCAGCAATTTGTCAAACCTGAGAATTTGGATATAAAGCCAGAATTTCGAAACGAGCCATCGTTGTCG CTTGCACAGAAGGTACTGCAGAAGATTAACACTTACAAGGCTCCTAGGGACAAATTAATCTGCATCCTTAACTGCTGCAAAGTCATCAGCAACTCACTGATAAATGCTTCTGTTGTGTCGAACGAGGGCCCTCCGGGAGCTGATGAATTTTTTCCGGTGCTAGTTTACGTCACTATAAAG GCGAACCCTCCACAATTGCATTCAAATCTACTGTACATACAACGTTACAGACGTCAATCACGATTGGTCTCTGAAGCAGCATATTTCTTCACTAACATTCTCTCTGCGGAATCGTTCATTTGGAACATTGATGCACAGTCACTTTCCATGGATGAAGTCGAATTCCAAAAGCAAATGGACTCCGCTAAAGATCATTTATTAGTACTCTCAACCAACTCAGAAAATCACAGATCGGAAACATTGGATGCTACCGGTGATTCCGAACTAAAAGATGAAAATTCTGAAGCAAGCAAGGACTTAGAGAATTTGGATGGAAAGGATAAATTAATTATGAGTGGGCCATCGACCGAAGATTTAGAGAAGAAAGGAAGCGTTGAGCTTCTCATGGACGATAATGTGAGCAGATATTTTCAAGATTACCCTTTTCTATATGCTCAAGCTGGAGATTTAACAGTAGGTGATGTAGAAAACCTCCTCGATAATTACAAACAACTTGTTCTTAGGTACGTTTCTCTATCCAAAAGAGCCAGCATTATAAGTGAAACACCATCAAAAACTGATGAATGTTGA